In bacterium, the genomic window CAGGGTATTTATCGACGGTGGGGAATCCGGCAAGAGTACCGACCGGGCCAGCTTTCAGGAGATGATAGGGTATATCCGAGAAAATCCGGTTGATGTTCTCTTGACCTTCAAACTTGACCGACTGTCTCGGAACCTGAAAGACCTTCTTATTTTCATCGATGATGAGCTTGACCCTCGTGGGATCGCGCTACAGTCTGTTACTGAGAACTTCAATACTCAGAGTGCAGAGGGCAGACTGTTCCTTCAGCTTCTCGGCAGCTTTGCCGAATTCGAGCGCAAACGGATCGGGGATCGGTGCATGTCTGGGAAGCGGGCCACAGCCAGGAAAGGCGGATGGAACGGGGGGTATGTCCCTTACGGAT contains:
- a CDS encoding recombinase family protein; the protein is MKTPSVPNTPKRAIFYARVSSEGQVDNTSIDTQVERGRAYTVSQGWTLDRVFIDGGESGKSTDRASFQEMIGYIRENPVDVLLTFKLDRLSRNLKDLLIFIDDELDPRGIALQSVTENFNTQSAEGRLFLQLLGSFAEFERKRIGDRCMSGKRATARKGGWNGGYVPYGYRKIEGSQFAIPLSKIDPSVLR